The following proteins are co-located in the Hevea brasiliensis isolate MT/VB/25A 57/8 chromosome 11, ASM3005281v1, whole genome shotgun sequence genome:
- the LOC110636364 gene encoding probable glycosyltransferase At3g07620 has product MEFRFHFQKLCQIETRRWLLVVGAVAITHILFQSLLLPYGNALRSLLPNSNDLTYDKSSFPIILSSTKSLMVRNPLAIDASSLSKGSILNGVVMKDAATAGRSGDGSHDSGLQRNRGDSDSDFTSEDEDQDNPIDLAVDNDGDSVDFVEEGMDNPIELVVDRNVNDFPSGNVMDSNGTSSVESIKSKESNSLMEFSGKRDLPIDQNGKSKHEISIDNNLPQKDLGRIKIAVKSSPLESEIVTSSTNISYPRSNGSSSVGSAIQKNGFATSKNDSAKMVNPAGKKMKYEMPPKSITLIDEMNQILARNGRSTHSMRPRWSSHRDQEILAARSQIANASVPVNDRDLYAPLFRNVSQFKRSYELMEHTLKVYIYKDGKKPIFHLPILKGLYASEGWFMKLMQGNKHFIVKDPRKAHLFYIPFSSRMLEYSLYVRNSHNRTNLRQYLKEYTEKIAAKYPYWNRTDGADHFLVACHDWAPYETRPHMEHCIKALCNADVTSGFKIGRDVSLPETYVRSLRNPLRDLGGKPPSQRHTLAFYAGNMHGYLRPILLKYWKDKNPSMKIFGPMPPGVASKMNYIQHMKNSKYCICPKGYEVNSPRVVEAIFYECVPVIISDNFVPPFFEVFNWGAFSVILAEKDIPNLKEILLSIPEKKYLEMQLGVKKVQRHFLWHANPVKYDLFYMTLHSIWYNRVYQIKPR; this is encoded by the exons ATGGAATTCAGGTTTCATTTTCAAAAATTATGCCAAATTGAAACCCGGAGATGGCTTCTTGTGGTGGGGGCAGTGGCTATAACTCATATACTGTTTCAATCTCTATTGCTTCCGTATGGAAATGCTCTCAGGTCTTTATTGCCCAATAGCAATGATTTAACATATGATAAAAGCAGCTTTCCAATCATACTATCTTCTACAAAGTCTCTGATGGTTCGTAATCCTCTCGCCATTGATGCTTCAAGTTTGAGTAAAGGCTCCATCCTTAATGGTGTGGTGATGAAAGATGCTGCCACTGCCGGTAGAAGTGGAGATGGTAGTCATGACAGTGGATTACAGAGAAACAGAGGAGACTCAGACAGTGATTTTACATCTGAGGACGAAGACCAGGATAATCCTATTGATCTTGCAGTAGATAATGATGGAGATAGTGTTGATTTTGTAGAAGAGGGTATGGACAATCCTATCGAGCTTGTTGTGGATAGAAATGTAAATGATTTCCCATCTGGAAATGTCATGGATAGCAATGGGACTTCTTCAGTGGAAAGCATCAAAAGTAAAGAAAGTAATTCTTTAATGGAATTTAGTGGCAAGCGTGACCTTCCCATTGATCAAAATGGAAAGTCAAAACATGAAATTTCAATAGACAATAATCTGCCACAGAAAGATTTGGGGCGCATAAAAATTGCTGTTAAATCATCTCCACTGGAATCAGAGATAGTAACTTCATCAACAAACATCAGTTACCCGAGATCAAATGGAAGTTCCTCTGTTGGTTCTGCTATCCAGAAAAATGGCTTTGCAACTTCAAAAAATGATTCTGCAAAGATGGTTAACCCTGCAGGGAAAAAGATGAAGTATGAGATGCCTCCAAAATCAATAACATTGATAGATGAGATGAACCAAATATTAGCCCGAAATGGTCGGTCTACGCATTCAATG AGACCAAGATGGTCCTCCCATCGTGATCAGGAGATTTTGGCTGCAAGGTCACAGATTGCGAATGCTTCTGTTCCAGTGAATGATCGAGATCTTTATGCTCCTCTCTTTCGAAATGTTTCCCAGTTTAAAAG GAGTTATGAACTCATGGAGCATACACTCAAAGTCTATATCTATAAGGATGGAAAGAAACCCATCTTTCATCTACCAATATTGAAGGGATTGTATGCCTCGGAGGGATGGTTTATGAAACTGATGCAGGGAAACAAGCATTTTATTGTGAAAGACCCTCGAAAGGCTCACCTGTTTTATATTCCATTCAGCTCAAGAATGCTTGAGTACTCCCTTTATGTGCGTAACTCCCATAATAGGACAAATCTACGCCAATATTTGAAGGAATATACAGAGAAAATTGCAGCTAAATATCCTTACTGGAACAGAACTGATGGAGCAGATCATTTTCTTGTAGCTTGCCATGATTGG GCTCCATATGAAACAAGGCCCCATATGGAGCATTGCATCAAAGCCCTCTGCAATGCTGATGTCACTTCAGGCTTCAAAATAGGGAGGGATGTGTCCCTTCCTGAAACATATGTCCGGTCACTCAGAAATCCTCTCAGAGATCTTGGAGGAAAACCACCTTCTCAGAGGCACACTCTTGCCTTTTATGCTGGTAATATGCATGGCTATCTGCGACCGATCTTGTTGAAGTACTGGAAAGACAAAAACCCTTCGATGAAGATTTTTGGTCCTATGCCTCCTGGTGTTGCAAGCAAAATGAATTACATCCAACACATGAAGAACAGCAAGTATTGCATTTGCCCTAAGGGTTACGAGGTCAATAGCCCCAGAGTAGTTGAAGCCATCTTTTATGAATGTGTACCTGTAATTATATCAGATAATTTTGTGCCACCATTTTTTGAAGTCTTCAATTGGGGGGCATTCTCTGTAATCCTTGCAGAGAAAGATATTCCCAACCTGAAAGAAATATTACTTTCAATACCGGAAAAGAAGTATCTTGAGATGCAACTTGGGGTCAAGAAGGTTCAGCGACATTTTCTTTGGCATGCCAACCCAGTGAAGTACGATCTCTTTTACATGACCCTTCATTCTATTTGGTATAATAGAGTTTATCAGATAAAACCAAGATGA
- the LOC110636362 gene encoding CRS2-associated factor 1, chloroplastic — protein sequence MALKFFPIPFPIFAPLLNPNPSQNLSQHHQRPPTEVRFSRWNNANAREFNERQRAQKEIEDDLRRHRRFDSATKIVHNYDSGTVSASTETFKSIGTPSSPSNPSIRGKKSKYSKPETSNSHPAFRGKWRISEQPQPKTDEIPIDRNANIKISEDGLSYVINGAPFEFKYSYTETPRVKPVKLREQPFSPFGPTTTARPWTGRAPLPPSKKKLREFDSFKLPPPDKKGVKPVQSPGPFLPGSGPRYVYTREEILGEPLTREEVKALIDGCLKSKRQLNMGRDGLTHNMLDNIHAHWKRRRVCKIKCKGVCTVDMDNVCQQLEERTGGKIIYRKAGVVYLFRGRNYNHKTRPRFPLMLWKPITPVYPRLIQRVPKGLTLEEASEMRKKGRKLIPICKLAKNGVYCNLVKDVQEAFEECELVRINCQGINGSDYRKVGAKLKELVPCVLISFEHEHILMWRGRDWKSSFTKPVNDSKEAKGSDADSASIVPSVEDQKIEMVSVKGVLSVPNTGATPVGCEEQTEDLSAVQLNVPCAATGTSSTTREMCENDPTSDNAGSFAINESEAMGYAIEMSVAPSVGSDTMLENVGSTEEVQDALEGSPELNEPTKLSVPYATGVLQLWKQAVESGSAVVLVDANLDADTVYQTAVDFARSAPPSPDFRHRPQKVSIQQCEKQEIGDLQVKEVTTVAQTEVREKRSFKLKRRKDSSEQYLDSAPQGSLGVDELAKLLA from the exons ATGGCTCTAAAATTTTTTCCGATCCCATTCCCGATCTTTGCACCACTGCTGAATCCGAATCCGAGTCAGAACCTATCTCAGCACCACCAGCGGCCGCCTACCGAGGTCCGCTTCTCTCGGTGGAACAACGCTAACGCCAGGGAATTCAATGAACGCCAACGCGCCCAGAAAGAAATCGAAGACGACCTCCGCCGGCATCGCCGCTTTGATTCCGCCACTAAAATCGTTCATAATTACGATTCTGGCACAGTGAGCGCGAGTACCGAGACTTTCAAATCGATAGGCACGCCTTCCTCTCCTTCAAATCCCTCAATCCGGGGCAAAAAGTCCAAATATTCCAAACCCGAAACCTCGAATTCCCACCCGGCATTTCGGGGAAAATGGAGAATTTCCGAACAACCACAACCGAAAACTGACGAGATACCAATCGACAGAAATGCAAACATCAAAATTAGCGAAGATGGTCTCTCTTATGTCATCAACGGGGCGCCGTTTGAATTTAAGTACAGCTACACCGAGACACCTAGGGTCAAGCCCGTTAAGTTGCGAGAGCAGCCTTTCTCGCCGTTTGGCCCCACCACAACGGCCCGGCCTTGGACTGGGCGGGCACCGTTGCCCCCGAGTAAGAAGAAGTTGAGGGAGTTTGACTCCTTTAAGTTGCCCCCGCCGGATAAGAAAGGTGTGAAGCCAGTTCAGTCACCTGGCCCCTTTCTGCCTGGATCAGGTCCGAGGTATGTGTATACGAGGGAGGAGATACTGGGTGAGCCGTTGACGCGAGAGGAAGTTAAGGCTTTGATCGATGGGTGCTTGAAATCGAAGCGCCAGTTGAATATGG GTAGAGATGGCCTGACTCACAACATGTTGGATAATATTCATGCCCATTGGAAGCGGCGGAGAGTGTGCAAGATCAAATGCAAAGGAGTGTGTACAGTTGATATGGACAACGTTTGCCAGCAATTAGAG GAAAGAACTGGAGGAAAGATTATTTACAGGAAAGCAGGGGTGGTGTACCTTTTCCGAGGCAGAAACTACAACCACAAAACTCGTCCTCGCTTTCCTCTTATGCTGTGGAAACCTATTACCCCTGTGTACCCGAGGTTGATTCAACGGGTTCCAAAGGGTCTAACACTGGAAGAAGCAAGTGAAATGCGCAAGAAGGGGCGGAAACTAATACCAATATGCAAACTAG CAAAGAATGGTGTGTACTGTAATCTAGTAAAAGATGTCCAAGAGGCATTTGAAGAATGTGAATTGGTCAGAATAAATTGTCAAGGAATTAATGGAAGTGACTACCGGAAAGTTGGTGCCAAACTCAAG GAACTTGTACCATGTGTGCTAATCTCATTTGAACATGAGCACATACTTATGTGGAGGGGAAGGGATTGGAAGTCCTCCTTCACAAAACCAGTAAATGATAGCAAAGAAGCCAAGGGGTCCGATGCTGATAGTGCATCTATTGTTCCATCTGTGGAGGACCAAAAAATTGAAATGGTATCTGTCAAAGGTGTTCTTAGTGTGCCAAATACGGGCGCAACTCCTGTGGGATGTGAAGAGCAAACAGAGGATCTATCTGCAGTACAATTAAATGTTCCATGTGCAGCAACGGGCACTAGTTCAACCACAAGAGAAATGTGTGAAAATGATCCCACATCAGATAATGCAGGCAGTTTTGCTATTAATGAGTCTGAAGCTATGGGCTATGCTATTGAAATGTCTGTTGCTCCATCAGTGGGATCTGACACCATGCTAGAAAATGTCGGGAGCACAGAGGAAGTCCAAGATGCCTTAGAAGGCTCGCCTGAACTTAATGAGCCAACAAAGTTGAGTGTACCTTATGCAACTGGAGTTCTACAGTTGTGGAAACAAGCTGTTGAGAGTGGGAGTGCAGTTGTTTTGGTTGATGCAAATTTGGATGCTGATACTGTTTATCAAACAGCGGTTGACTTTGCCAGGTCTGCTCCACCTAGTCCAGATTTTAGACATCGGCCACAGAAGGTATCAATTCAACAGTGCGAGAAGCAAGAAATTGGGGATTTGCAAGTTAAAGAAGTTACAACTGTTGCTCAGACAGAAGTAAGGGAGAAAAGAAGTTTTAAACTCAAAAGGAGGAAAGATTCTAGTGAACAATATCTGGATTCTGCACCGCAGGGAAGCCTAGGAGTAGATGAACTTGCTAAACTACTAGCATAA
- the LOC110636365 gene encoding probable glycosyltransferase At5g03795 isoform X2 → MGIAAQFRRLCLVENRRLLMVISVAIIIAALLQCFALPYWKRWSLSTADEGSLVVLISNATFSNNLRPRPVNVSNSMVNDTYPSDLDEEVGDGNETKETSTDNLSPAKSEHGELTLNIGAMLGKSLIMGYDASTGDDSIQATALEIGHGNVLQAEKVDDKEAAAGLTFGGVQIRAGIVPVVLPGISAKNGGKMDTESSTSNAFFPANETSADNVRGIAEIQPQISVSITQKKNSPQDSISTLNRGDTQPMSISQMNSLLLHNLVSSHYVRTKWYSVRDRELLSAKLKIENAPILRSPPGLYASAFRNVSIFKRSYELMERMLRIYIYKEGEKPVFHQSKMIGIYASEGWFIKLLEGNKKFIVRDPRKAHLFYLPFSSLMLRTTLFGQNLQSQRDLEGYLKNYVDLVARKYSFWNRTGGADHFLVGCHDWASRITRQYMRNCIRVLCNANVAKGFEIGKDTTLPVTYIRSAENPLKDLGGRPPSERHILAFFAGGMHGYLRPVLLQFWQNKESDMKIFGPMHRDIEGKSLYREYMKGSKYCICARGYEVHTPRVVEAIFYERKICQI, encoded by the exons ATGGGTATCGCTGCCCAATTCAGGAGGTTATGTCTCGTTGAAAATCGGAGGTTGCTTATGGTCATTAGTGTGGCGATTATTATTGCTGCTCTTTTACAGTGTTTTGCACTTCCTTACTGGAAAAGATGGTCCCTGTCAACGGCTGATGAGGGTTCATTAGTTGTGCTAATCAGCAATGCCACCTTTTCAAATAATTTAAGACCAAGGCCAGTTAATGTGTCTAATAGTATGGTAAATGATACTTATCCCTCtgatttggatgaagaagttggAGATGGGAATGAAACAAAAGAAACAAGTACAGACAATTTGTCACCAGCTAAGAGTGAACATGGTGAACTCACATTGAACATTGGTGCAATGCTTGGCAAGAGTTTGATAATGGGATATGATGCAAGTACAGGTGACGATTCTATTCAAGCAACAGCTTTAGAAATTGGACATGGTAATGTGCTGCAGGCTGAAAAAGTAGATGACAAGGAAGCAGCCGCTGGTTTAACATTTGGAGGAGTTCAAATTAGAGCTGGCATTGTGCCTGTTGTACTACCAGGAATTTCTGCAAAGAATGGGGGAAAAATGGATACAGAATCGAGCACTTCTAATGCATTCTTCCCTGCCAATGAAACTTCAGCGGATAATGTAAGAGGGATTGCAGAAATACAGCCCCAAATTTCTGTGTCGATCACTCAGAAAAAGAATTCTCCACAGGATAGTATTTCCACATTGAACAGGGGGGACACACAACCAATGTCAATATCCCAGATGAATTCACTATTGCTTCACAATCTTGTTTCATCACATTATGTG AGGACAAAATGGTATTCTGTACGTGACCGTGAGCTTCTATCTGCAAAATTGAAGATAGAGAATGCTCCTATTCTAAGGAGTCCTCCTGGACTTTATGCTTCTGCTTTTCGAAATGTTTCCATTTTTAAAAG GAGTTATGAGTTGATGGAACGCATGCTCAGAATTTATATCTATAAGGAAGGTGAAAAGCCCGTATTTCATCAGTCTAAGATGATAGGAATATATGCATCAGAAGGATGGTTTATCAAACTATTAGAGGGAAACAAAAAGTTCATAGTGAGGGACCCTAGAAAAGCTCACTTGTTCTACTTGCCATTTAGTTCGCTAATGTTAAGGACCACTCTCTTTGGACAAAATTTACAGAGTCAGAGGGACCTGGAAGGATATTTGAAGAACTATGTGGATTTAGTTGCACGGAAGTATAGTTTCTGGAACAGAACTGGAGGAGCAGATCATTTTCTTGTTGGCTGTCATGACTGG GCCTCTCGGATCACAAGGCAATATATGAGGAATTGCATTAGAGTTCTTTGCAATGCCAATGTTGCTAAGGGTTTCGAAATAGGGAAGGATACTACTCTGCCAGTCACGTACATACGTTCTGCTGAGAATCCTCTGAAAGATCTTGGAGGAAGGCCTCCTTCAGAAAGACATATTCTGGCCTTCTTTGCAGGAGGCATGCACGGTTATCTGCGACCAGTCCTGCTGCAATTCTGGCAGAATAAAGAATCTGACATGAAAATCTTTGGTCCAATGCACCGTGATATTGAAGGGAAAAGTTTATACAGAGAGTATATGAAGGGCAGCAAGTACTGCATATGTGCCAGGGGTTACGAAGTTCACACTCCTCGTGTTGTTGAGGCCATTTTCTATGA GAGAAAGATATGCCAAATCTGA
- the LOC110636365 gene encoding probable glycosyltransferase At3g07620 isoform X1 codes for MGIAAQFRRLCLVENRRLLMVISVAIIIAALLQCFALPYWKRWSLSTADEGSLVVLISNATFSNNLRPRPVNVSNSMVNDTYPSDLDEEVGDGNETKETSTDNLSPAKSEHGELTLNIGAMLGKSLIMGYDASTGDDSIQATALEIGHGNVLQAEKVDDKEAAAGLTFGGVQIRAGIVPVVLPGISAKNGGKMDTESSTSNAFFPANETSADNVRGIAEIQPQISVSITQKKNSPQDSISTLNRGDTQPMSISQMNSLLLHNLVSSHYVRTKWYSVRDRELLSAKLKIENAPILRSPPGLYASAFRNVSIFKRSYELMERMLRIYIYKEGEKPVFHQSKMIGIYASEGWFIKLLEGNKKFIVRDPRKAHLFYLPFSSLMLRTTLFGQNLQSQRDLEGYLKNYVDLVARKYSFWNRTGGADHFLVGCHDWASRITRQYMRNCIRVLCNANVAKGFEIGKDTTLPVTYIRSAENPLKDLGGRPPSERHILAFFAGGMHGYLRPVLLQFWQNKESDMKIFGPMHRDIEGKSLYREYMKGSKYCICARGYEVHTPRVVEAIFYECVPVIISDNYVPPFFEVLNWEAFSVFVQEKDMPNLRNILLSIPEERYLAMQLRVKMVQQHFLWHKNPVKYDLFHMILHSVWYNRIFQISSMKM; via the exons ATGGGTATCGCTGCCCAATTCAGGAGGTTATGTCTCGTTGAAAATCGGAGGTTGCTTATGGTCATTAGTGTGGCGATTATTATTGCTGCTCTTTTACAGTGTTTTGCACTTCCTTACTGGAAAAGATGGTCCCTGTCAACGGCTGATGAGGGTTCATTAGTTGTGCTAATCAGCAATGCCACCTTTTCAAATAATTTAAGACCAAGGCCAGTTAATGTGTCTAATAGTATGGTAAATGATACTTATCCCTCtgatttggatgaagaagttggAGATGGGAATGAAACAAAAGAAACAAGTACAGACAATTTGTCACCAGCTAAGAGTGAACATGGTGAACTCACATTGAACATTGGTGCAATGCTTGGCAAGAGTTTGATAATGGGATATGATGCAAGTACAGGTGACGATTCTATTCAAGCAACAGCTTTAGAAATTGGACATGGTAATGTGCTGCAGGCTGAAAAAGTAGATGACAAGGAAGCAGCCGCTGGTTTAACATTTGGAGGAGTTCAAATTAGAGCTGGCATTGTGCCTGTTGTACTACCAGGAATTTCTGCAAAGAATGGGGGAAAAATGGATACAGAATCGAGCACTTCTAATGCATTCTTCCCTGCCAATGAAACTTCAGCGGATAATGTAAGAGGGATTGCAGAAATACAGCCCCAAATTTCTGTGTCGATCACTCAGAAAAAGAATTCTCCACAGGATAGTATTTCCACATTGAACAGGGGGGACACACAACCAATGTCAATATCCCAGATGAATTCACTATTGCTTCACAATCTTGTTTCATCACATTATGTG AGGACAAAATGGTATTCTGTACGTGACCGTGAGCTTCTATCTGCAAAATTGAAGATAGAGAATGCTCCTATTCTAAGGAGTCCTCCTGGACTTTATGCTTCTGCTTTTCGAAATGTTTCCATTTTTAAAAG GAGTTATGAGTTGATGGAACGCATGCTCAGAATTTATATCTATAAGGAAGGTGAAAAGCCCGTATTTCATCAGTCTAAGATGATAGGAATATATGCATCAGAAGGATGGTTTATCAAACTATTAGAGGGAAACAAAAAGTTCATAGTGAGGGACCCTAGAAAAGCTCACTTGTTCTACTTGCCATTTAGTTCGCTAATGTTAAGGACCACTCTCTTTGGACAAAATTTACAGAGTCAGAGGGACCTGGAAGGATATTTGAAGAACTATGTGGATTTAGTTGCACGGAAGTATAGTTTCTGGAACAGAACTGGAGGAGCAGATCATTTTCTTGTTGGCTGTCATGACTGG GCCTCTCGGATCACAAGGCAATATATGAGGAATTGCATTAGAGTTCTTTGCAATGCCAATGTTGCTAAGGGTTTCGAAATAGGGAAGGATACTACTCTGCCAGTCACGTACATACGTTCTGCTGAGAATCCTCTGAAAGATCTTGGAGGAAGGCCTCCTTCAGAAAGACATATTCTGGCCTTCTTTGCAGGAGGCATGCACGGTTATCTGCGACCAGTCCTGCTGCAATTCTGGCAGAATAAAGAATCTGACATGAAAATCTTTGGTCCAATGCACCGTGATATTGAAGGGAAAAGTTTATACAGAGAGTATATGAAGGGCAGCAAGTACTGCATATGTGCCAGGGGTTACGAAGTTCACACTCCTCGTGTTGTTGAGGCCATTTTCTATGAGTGTGTGCCAGTCATCATATCAGATAATTATGTGCCTCCATTTTTTGAGGTATTGAACTGGGAAGCATTTTCTGTGTTTGTGCAGGAGAAAGATATGCCAAATCTGAGGAACATTCTACTCTCAATCCCAGAAGAGAGGTACCTCGCAATGCAGTTAAGAGTTAAGATGGTACAACAACATTTCCTTTGGCACAAAAACCCTGTGAAATATGATCTGTTCCATATGATCCTTCACTCTGTTTGGTACAACAGAatatttcagatttcaagcatgaAGATGTAA